From a single Pseudomonas sp. A34-9 genomic region:
- a CDS encoding diguanylate cyclase: MSLHPVRPKILGFISEDVSAWLVAVLVLLAGGILTGLLAWATLNQFQQQTRQRFQLLANERYSRIEERFQDQEQRLDGLRRFFANSESVSRAEFDGYTQPLLMRTQAYSFAIKVSGAERAAFEQRVRDEGLSNFTLRELNAQGELQLAGVRDQYVAVLYSQTQSRLGSPLGYDLLAQPLRRDTLQRADKLGGLAVSQPMHLVSIEPSYARGVLLVAPVSRNGERQSFGYVMAVISMRQLLADGLPDAFHDYLSVRILDMSTNDQHEVLFESTNEAAPSELSATRLVRMADHDYQVDILPSDAFVQANHSSVGSVIILGGLLSLLLSALLYVLVSQRQRALRMVELRTQELHASEQELRGTHGQLRGVLNAATQVAIIATDLRGVINTFNPGAEQMLGYTSADVVGHMTLENLHLPRELTARAAELSARYGKTIPTCHAMLVEGGEVGGHEAREWTLVRSDGSHLPVNMLATPVLDEQGLWVGHLAICIDITERKRVHEVLAARDVLLKKLSAHVPGGIYQFKMEFDGRFSVIYASDGIREIYELEPDVLLFNAEAIFTRIHPQDITRVRSSIRASADNLSPWREEYRVQLPERGLRWVRGEATPEELPGGGVLWHGYISDISDLKRVEEELRALSVTDSLTGIHNRRYFQERLTTEMARVERGGGELSVIMLDIDHFKRINDQYGHAVGDRVLQAVCERIGHRLRRTDVFCRLGGEEFMVLCPDIDGEHAHTLAVELWQGLRSTPVDVVGVVTASFGIASWRPGEGADALLLRADSGVYMAKQRGRDRVEQMS; this comes from the coding sequence ATGTCGTTGCACCCCGTGCGCCCAAAGATTCTGGGTTTTATCAGCGAAGACGTCTCGGCCTGGCTGGTCGCGGTGCTGGTATTGCTCGCCGGCGGGATTCTCACGGGGCTGCTCGCCTGGGCCACTCTCAATCAGTTTCAGCAACAAACCCGTCAACGTTTTCAGTTGCTGGCCAACGAACGTTACAGCCGCATCGAAGAACGCTTTCAGGATCAAGAGCAACGCCTCGACGGCCTGCGCCGCTTCTTCGCCAATTCTGAATCGGTGTCCCGCGCCGAATTCGACGGTTACACCCAACCCTTATTAATGCGTACCCAGGCCTATTCGTTTGCCATCAAGGTCAGCGGTGCCGAGCGCGCTGCGTTCGAGCAACGGGTGCGTGACGAAGGCCTGAGTAACTTCACCCTCCGTGAATTGAACGCGCAGGGCGAGCTGCAACTGGCGGGGGTGCGCGATCAATACGTGGCGGTGCTCTACAGTCAGACGCAAAGTCGGCTTGGCTCGCCGTTGGGTTATGACTTGCTGGCGCAACCCTTGCGCCGTGACACCCTGCAACGCGCCGACAAGCTTGGCGGGCTGGCGGTATCGCAACCGATGCATCTGGTCAGCATCGAACCGTCCTATGCACGCGGGGTGCTGCTGGTGGCGCCGGTGAGTCGCAATGGCGAGCGGCAGTCGTTTGGCTACGTGATGGCGGTGATCAGCATGCGCCAGTTACTGGCCGACGGTTTACCGGACGCGTTCCATGACTACCTGTCGGTGCGCATTCTCGACATGTCGACCAATGATCAGCATGAAGTGTTGTTCGAGTCGACCAACGAGGCGGCACCGAGTGAGCTGTCCGCAACGCGTCTGGTGCGCATGGCCGATCATGATTATCAGGTCGATATTCTGCCGAGCGACGCGTTCGTCCAGGCCAATCACTCGTCGGTCGGCAGCGTAATCATTCTAGGTGGCTTGCTCAGTCTGCTGCTCAGCGCCTTGCTCTACGTGTTGGTCAGTCAGCGTCAGCGCGCCTTGCGCATGGTCGAGCTGCGCACGCAGGAGTTGCATGCCAGCGAACAGGAGCTGCGCGGCACCCACGGTCAGTTGCGTGGCGTGCTGAACGCGGCGACGCAAGTGGCGATCATCGCCACCGATCTGCGTGGCGTCATCAACACCTTCAACCCCGGTGCCGAACAAATGCTTGGCTACACCAGTGCCGACGTGGTTGGCCACATGACCCTGGAAAACCTGCACCTGCCCCGCGAGTTGACCGCCCGCGCCGCCGAGCTGAGTGCGCGTTACGGTAAAACCATCCCGACCTGCCACGCGATGCTGGTCGAGGGCGGCGAAGTCGGTGGCCACGAGGCCCGCGAGTGGACGCTGGTGCGCAGCGATGGCAGTCATCTGCCCGTGAACATGCTCGCCACGCCGGTACTGGATGAGCAGGGTTTGTGGGTCGGGCATCTGGCGATCTGTATCGACATCACCGAGCGCAAGCGCGTGCACGAGGTGCTGGCGGCGCGGGATGTGTTGCTCAAGAAGCTCAGCGCACACGTACCCGGCGGCATCTATCAGTTCAAGATGGAATTCGACGGGCGCTTCAGCGTGATCTACGCCAGCGACGGTATCCGTGAGATCTACGAACTCGAACCGGACGTGTTGCTGTTCAACGCCGAAGCGATCTTCACGCGTATTCATCCGCAAGACATTACCCGCGTACGCTCTTCGATTCGCGCCTCGGCGGACAACCTTAGTCCATGGCGCGAGGAGTATCGCGTGCAACTGCCCGAGCGCGGCCTGCGCTGGGTGCGCGGCGAAGCGACGCCGGAAGAGTTGCCGGGCGGCGGGGTGCTGTGGCACGGCTATATTTCGGATATTTCCGATCTCAAGCGAGTAGAGGAAGAATTGCGTGCTCTATCGGTGACCGACTCGCTGACAGGGATTCATAACCGCCGCTACTTTCAGGAGCGCCTGACCACCGAAATGGCCCGGGTCGAGCGCGGCGGTGGCGAACTGTCGGTGATCATGCTCGACATCGACCACTTCAAACGCATCAACGATCAGTATGGCCATGCCGTGGGTGACCGGGTGTTGCAGGCAGTCTGTGAGCGGATTGGTCATCGTCTGCGGCGCACCGATGTCTTCTGTCGCTTGGGTGGCGAGGAATTCATGGTGCTGTGCCCGGACATCGACGGTGAGCATGCGCACACGCTGGCGGTTGAGTTGTGGCAGGGTTTGCGCAGTACGCCGGTGGATGTGGTCGGTGTGGTGACGGCGAGTTTCGGTATCGCCAGTTGGCGACCGGGGGAGGGCGCGGATGCGCTGTTGCTCAGAGCGGATTCGGGTGTGTATATGGCAAAGCAGCGCGGGCGCGATCGTGTCGAACAGATGAGTTAG
- a CDS encoding benzoate/H(+) symporter BenE family transporter, translated as MNDATHTQLRPLADTSPSAIVAGFIAMMTGYTSSLVLMFQAGQAAGLTSGQISSWIWAISIGMAVCSIGLSLRYRTPITIAWSTPGAALLITSLGGVSYGEAIGAYITCAVLVTICGLTGSFERLVKKIPASLAAALLAGILFKIGSEIFVAAQHRTGLVLGMFFTYLVVKRLSPRYAVLAALLIGTALSGFMGLLDFSGFHLEVATPVWTTPHFSLAATISIGIPLFVVAMTSQNMPGIAVLRADGYNVPASPLITTTGIASLLLAPFGSHGINLAAISAAICTGPHAHEDRNKRYTAAVWCGIFYGIAGVFGATLAALFAALPKELVLSIAALALFGSIINGLSIAMTEVKEREAALITFMVTASGLTLFSIGSAFWGIVAGVLTLLILNWRKA; from the coding sequence ATGAACGACGCCACCCACACTCAACTGCGCCCGCTGGCCGATACTTCACCCTCGGCCATCGTCGCCGGGTTCATCGCGATGATGACCGGCTACACCAGCTCGCTGGTGCTGATGTTCCAGGCCGGACAAGCGGCGGGCCTGACCAGCGGGCAGATTTCTTCGTGGATCTGGGCAATTTCGATCGGCATGGCGGTGTGTTCGATCGGGCTGTCGCTGCGCTATCGCACGCCGATCACCATCGCCTGGTCGACGCCCGGCGCGGCCCTGCTGATCACCAGTCTTGGCGGTGTCAGCTACGGCGAGGCCATTGGTGCTTACATCACCTGCGCGGTGCTGGTGACGATCTGTGGGCTGACCGGCAGCTTCGAACGGCTGGTGAAAAAGATCCCGGCCTCGCTCGCCGCCGCATTGCTGGCAGGGATTCTGTTCAAGATCGGCAGCGAAATCTTCGTCGCCGCGCAGCACCGTACCGGGCTGGTGTTGGGGATGTTCTTCACTTATTTGGTGGTCAAGCGTCTGTCGCCGCGTTATGCCGTGCTCGCCGCGCTGCTGATCGGCACCGCGCTGTCTGGCTTCATGGGGCTGCTGGATTTCAGCGGTTTTCATCTCGAAGTGGCGACGCCGGTGTGGACGACGCCGCACTTCTCGCTCGCCGCGACGATCAGCATTGGCATTCCGCTGTTCGTGGTCGCGATGACCTCGCAGAACATGCCCGGCATCGCCGTACTGCGCGCAGATGGCTACAACGTCCCGGCCTCACCGCTGATCACCACCACCGGCATCGCCTCGCTGTTGCTGGCGCCGTTCGGCTCCCATGGCATCAACCTCGCGGCCATCAGCGCGGCGATCTGCACCGGGCCGCACGCCCATGAAGATCGCAACAAGCGCTACACCGCTGCGGTCTGGTGCGGGATTTTCTACGGGATTGCCGGGGTGTTCGGCGCAACATTGGCGGCGTTGTTCGCGGCATTGCCGAAGGAGCTGGTGCTGTCGATTGCAGCATTGGCGCTGTTCGGTTCGATCATCAATGGCTTGAGCATTGCCATGACCGAGGTGAAGGAGCGTGAGGCGGCGCTGATTACCTTTATGGTCACGGCGTCGGGGCTGACACTGTTTTCCATTGGTTCGGCGTTCTGGGGGATTGTCGCGGGGGTTTTGACGCTGCTGATTTTGAACTGGCGCAAAGCTTAA
- the xdhC gene encoding xanthine dehydrogenase accessory protein XdhC: MYNWIDALADLQNQGEPCVLVTIIEELGSTPRNAGSKMVISANQSFDTIGGGHLEYKAMQIARDMLASGKQDTHLERFSLGASLGQCCGGATVLLFEPMGQVQAQIAVFGAGHVGRALVPLLASLPCRVRWIDSRETEFPEQIPHGVRKIVAEEPVDEIDELPVGSYCIVMTHNHQLDLELTAAILKRNDFAYFGLIGSKTKRAKFEHRLRDRGFDSGVVQRMRCPMGIGEVKGKLPVEIAISIAGEIIATYNANFGQQTASAEPIAKLLPVSRRSQATKLKASN; encoded by the coding sequence ATGTACAACTGGATCGACGCCCTCGCCGACCTGCAAAACCAGGGCGAACCCTGTGTGCTGGTGACGATCATCGAAGAACTCGGCTCGACGCCACGCAATGCCGGCTCGAAAATGGTCATCAGCGCTAACCAGAGCTTCGACACCATCGGTGGCGGGCATCTGGAATACAAAGCCATGCAGATCGCCCGCGACATGCTCGCCAGCGGTAAGCAGGACACCCATCTGGAGCGCTTCAGCCTCGGCGCCAGCCTTGGCCAGTGCTGCGGCGGCGCCACCGTGTTGCTGTTCGAACCCATGGGCCAGGTGCAGGCGCAGATCGCTGTGTTCGGTGCCGGTCACGTTGGCCGCGCCTTGGTGCCGCTGCTCGCCAGCCTGCCCTGCCGGGTACGCTGGATCGATTCGCGCGAGACCGAATTCCCCGAACAGATCCCTCACGGCGTGCGTAAAATCGTCGCCGAAGAGCCGGTAGATGAAATCGATGAGCTGCCCGTCGGCAGCTACTGCATCGTCATGACCCACAACCATCAGCTCGACCTTGAACTCACTGCTGCGATCCTCAAGCGCAACGACTTTGCCTACTTCGGGCTGATTGGTTCAAAGACCAAACGCGCCAAGTTCGAACACCGTTTGCGTGATCGCGGCTTCGACAGCGGCGTCGTACAACGCATGCGCTGCCCGATGGGCATCGGCGAAGTCAAAGGCAAACTGCCTGTGGAAATCGCCATCTCCATCGCCGGCGAAATCATCGCCACCTATAACGCCAACTTCGGCCAGCAGACTGCCAGCGCCGAACCGATTGCCAAACTGCTGCCGGTTTCGCGGCGCAGTCAAGCCACCAAACTCAAAGCCTCAAACTGA
- the dacB gene encoding D-alanyl-D-alanine carboxypeptidase/D-alanyl-D-alanine-endopeptidase: protein MIKSLRPLFLAGLLLPLALNVSAATINTSLTPNVEKALKASKLQPSALSLVMVPLDGPGTPTVFNADVSVNPASTMKLVTTYAALEMLGPNHQWKTEFYTDGDLNGGILNGNLYLKGGGDPKLNMEKLWLLMRDLRANGVTQITGDLILDRNFFVQPVLPEFNDDGNDENKPFLVKPDSLLVNLKALRFVARNDNGRVLISVEPPIASVRIENTVKALPSKQCTGGVRYNPVPQADGSVTVTVAGQLGEGCSSQTYLSLLDHATYTAGAVRAIWKELGGSIQGKDRLASTPGNAKLLARAYSPDLAEIIRDINKYSNNTMAQQLFLSLGQKFRNDADGDDAKAAQRVVRQWMAKKGITAPHLVMENGSGLSRAERVSAREMASMLQAAWHSPYAAEYISSLPIAGTDGTMRKRLKTTAMRGEAHVKTGTLNTVRAIAGFSRDVNGNTWAVVAILNDKAPFGASSVLDQVLLDLYKQPKLPQTASVL, encoded by the coding sequence ATGATCAAATCGTTGCGTCCACTGTTTCTCGCCGGCCTTCTTCTTCCACTGGCCCTGAATGTTTCTGCTGCCACCATCAACACCTCCCTCACCCCGAACGTCGAAAAAGCCCTCAAGGCGAGCAAATTGCAGCCCAGCGCGCTGTCGCTGGTGATGGTGCCGCTCGACGGCCCGGGCACGCCGACCGTGTTCAACGCCGACGTGTCGGTCAACCCGGCCTCGACCATGAAACTGGTCACCACCTACGCGGCGCTGGAAATGCTCGGCCCGAACCATCAGTGGAAGACCGAGTTCTACACCGACGGTGACCTCAACGGCGGCATTCTCAACGGCAACCTCTACCTCAAGGGTGGCGGCGATCCGAAACTGAACATGGAAAAACTCTGGCTGCTGATGCGCGACCTGCGCGCCAACGGCGTGACCCAAATCACCGGCGACTTGATCCTCGACCGCAACTTCTTTGTGCAGCCAGTGCTGCCGGAATTCAACGATGACGGCAATGACGAGAACAAGCCGTTCCTGGTCAAACCGGATTCGCTGCTGGTCAACCTCAAAGCCCTGCGATTTGTTGCCCGCAACGACAATGGCCGGGTGCTGATCTCGGTTGAGCCGCCAATCGCCAGCGTGCGCATCGAAAACACCGTCAAGGCGCTGCCCTCCAAGCAATGCACCGGCGGCGTGCGCTACAACCCCGTGCCACAAGCCGATGGCAGCGTGACCGTGACAGTGGCCGGCCAGTTGGGCGAAGGCTGCAGCTCGCAAACCTACCTGTCGCTGCTCGACCACGCGACCTACACCGCTGGGGCCGTGCGCGCAATCTGGAAAGAACTGGGTGGCAGCATTCAAGGCAAGGATCGTCTGGCCTCGACGCCGGGCAACGCCAAGCTGCTGGCCCGTGCTTACTCGCCGGATCTGGCGGAGATCATCCGCGACATCAATAAATACAGTAACAACACCATGGCTCAGCAGTTGTTCCTGAGTCTTGGGCAGAAATTCCGCAATGACGCCGACGGCGACGACGCCAAGGCAGCGCAGCGTGTGGTCCGTCAGTGGATGGCGAAAAAGGGCATCACCGCGCCGCACCTGGTGATGGAGAACGGCTCTGGCTTGTCGCGCGCCGAACGGGTCAGCGCCCGCGAGATGGCGAGCATGCTGCAAGCCGCCTGGCACAGCCCGTACGCCGCCGAGTACATCAGCTCGCTGCCGATCGCCGGTACCGACGGCACCATGCGCAAGCGCCTGAAAACCACGGCGATGCGCGGTGAGGCGCACGTCAAGACAGGTACGTTGAACACCGTGCGGGCGATTGCCGGTTTCAGCCGCGACGTGAATGGCAATACCTGGGCGGTGGTGGCGATCCTCAACGACAAGGCGCCGTTCGGTGCATCGTCGGTGCTGGATCAGGTGCTGCTGGATCTCTACAAACAGCCGAAACTGCCGCAGACCGCTTCGGTCCTGTAA
- the guaD gene encoding guanine deaminase encodes MPLTRKAYRAAILHSIADPAEVGIEASYEYFEDGLLVVDGGKISALGHASDLLPTLPADIEIEHYQDALITPGFIDTHIHLPQTGMVGAYGEQLLDWLNTYTFPCESQFGDKAHADDVADIFIKELLRNGTTTALVFGSVHPQSVNSFFEAAEKLDLRMIAGKVMMDRNAPDYLTDTAESSYIESKALIERWHGKGRLHYAVTPRFAPTSTPEQLTLAGQLLTEYPDLYMQTHISENLKEIEWVKELFPERKGYLDVYDHYQLLGERSVFAHGVHLCDDECARLAETGSAISFCPTSNFFLGSGLFNLPMAEKHKVNVGLGTDVGGGTSFSLLQTLNEAYKVMQLQGARLSPFKSLYLATLGGARALRLEDKIGNLQPGSDADFLVLDYNATPLLSYRLKQANNIAETLFVLMTLGDDRTVQQTYAAGALVHQR; translated from the coding sequence ATGCCTCTGACTCGCAAAGCCTACCGCGCCGCCATCCTGCACAGCATCGCCGACCCCGCCGAAGTCGGGATCGAAGCCTCCTACGAATATTTCGAGGATGGCCTGCTGGTGGTCGATGGCGGCAAGATCAGCGCCCTTGGCCACGCCAGTGATTTGCTGCCGACCCTGCCGGCGGACATCGAAATCGAGCACTACCAAGACGCGCTGATTACCCCGGGCTTCATCGACACGCACATTCACCTGCCGCAAACCGGCATGGTCGGTGCCTACGGCGAGCAACTGCTCGACTGGCTCAACACCTACACCTTCCCGTGCGAAAGCCAGTTCGGCGACAAGGCCCACGCCGATGACGTCGCCGACATCTTCATCAAGGAACTGCTGCGCAACGGCACCACCACCGCACTGGTATTCGGCAGCGTGCACCCGCAGTCGGTGAACTCGTTCTTCGAAGCGGCCGAAAAGCTCGACCTGCGAATGATCGCCGGCAAGGTGATGATGGACCGCAACGCCCCGGACTATCTGACCGACACCGCAGAATCGAGCTACATCGAGAGCAAGGCGCTGATCGAGCGCTGGCACGGCAAGGGTCGCTTGCACTACGCGGTCACCCCGCGTTTCGCACCGACCAGCACCCCGGAACAACTGACCCTCGCCGGGCAACTGCTGACCGAATACCCGGATCTGTACATGCAGACCCACATCAGCGAGAACCTCAAGGAAATCGAGTGGGTCAAGGAACTGTTCCCGGAGCGCAAGGGCTACCTCGACGTTTACGATCACTACCAACTGCTCGGCGAGCGCTCGGTGTTTGCCCACGGTGTGCACCTGTGCGACGACGAATGCGCGCGTCTGGCAGAGACCGGTTCGGCGATCTCGTTCTGCCCGACCTCGAACTTCTTCCTCGGCAGCGGCTTGTTCAATCTGCCGATGGCCGAGAAGCACAAAGTGAATGTCGGCCTGGGCACTGACGTTGGCGGCGGTACCAGTTTCTCGCTGCTGCAGACGCTGAACGAAGCGTACAAAGTGATGCAACTGCAAGGGGCACGACTGAGCCCGTTCAAGTCGCTGTACCTGGCGACGCTGGGCGGTGCGCGGGCACTGCGCCTGGAAGACAAGATCGGTAATCTGCAACCGGGTTCGGATGCCGACTTCCTGGTGCTGGATTACAACGCTACACCGCTGCTGAGCTATCGCTTGAAGCAGGCCAATAACATTGCCGAAACGCTGTTTGTATTGATGACGCTGGGCGATGACCGCACGGTGCAGCAGACGTATGCGGCGGGTGCGTTGGTGCATCAGCGCTAA
- the rlmKL gene encoding bifunctional 23S rRNA (guanine(2069)-N(7))-methyltransferase RlmK/23S rRNA (guanine(2445)-N(2))-methyltransferase RlmL, with protein MSDRFELFLTCPKGLEGLLIEEAVGLGLEEAREHTSAVRGMATMETAYRLCLWSRLANRVLLVLKRFPMKDAEDLYHGVLDIEWQDHMLSDGTLAVEFSGHGSGIDNTHFGALKVKDAIVDKLRTPQGDRPSIDKLNPDLRIHLRLDRGEAILSLDLSGHSLHQRGYRLQQGAAPLKENLAAAILIRSGWPRIAAEGGALADPMCGVGTFLVEAGMIAADMAPNLRREQWGFTAWLGHVPALWKKLHEEAVERAAAGLAKPPLWIRGYEADPRLIQPGRNNVERAGLSEWIKIYQGEVATFEPRPDQNQKGLVICNPPYGERLGDEASLLYLYQNLGERLRQACLNWEAAVFTGAPDLGKRMGIRSHKQYSFWNGALPCKLLLIKVLPDQFVTGERRTPEQRQAEREQAAYDQTPDEPQERKFNKNGNPIKPTPAPAPVIEQPRLSEGGQMFANRLQKNLKAMGKWVKREGIDCYRVYDADMPEYAMAIDLYHDWVHVQEYAAPKSIDPEKASARMFDALAAIPQALNVDKSRVVVKRRERQSGTKQYERQAAQGKFNEVSEGGVKLLVNLTDYLDTGLFLDHRPMRMRIQKEAAGKRFLNLFCYTATASVHAAKGGARSTTSVDLSKTYLDWARRNLSLNGFSDKNRLEQGDVMAWLESSRDEYDLIFIDPPTFSNSKRMEGIFDVQRDQVQLIDLAMARLATGGVLYFSNNFRKFQLEENLAERYAVEEISAQTIDPDFARNTKIHRAWKITAR; from the coding sequence ATGTCCGACCGTTTCGAACTCTTCCTCACTTGCCCTAAAGGCCTTGAAGGCCTGCTCATCGAGGAAGCCGTCGGGCTTGGCCTTGAAGAAGCGCGCGAGCACACCTCCGCTGTGCGTGGCATGGCCACCATGGAAACCGCTTATCGCCTGTGCCTCTGGTCGCGTCTGGCCAACCGCGTGTTGCTGGTGCTCAAGCGTTTCCCGATGAAAGACGCTGAAGACCTCTACCACGGTGTGCTCGACATCGAATGGCAGGATCACATGCTCAGCGACGGCACCCTGGCTGTGGAATTCAGCGGCCACGGTTCAGGCATCGACAACACCCACTTCGGTGCCCTGAAAGTCAAAGACGCCATCGTCGACAAGCTGCGCACGCCGCAGGGCGACCGCCCAAGCATCGACAAGCTCAACCCGGACCTGCGCATTCACCTGCGTCTGGATCGCGGCGAAGCGATTCTCTCCCTCGACCTGTCCGGCCACAGCCTGCACCAGCGTGGCTATCGTTTGCAGCAGGGCGCGGCACCGCTGAAGGAAAACCTTGCCGCGGCGATCCTGATCCGTTCCGGCTGGCCGCGCATTGCCGCCGAAGGTGGCGCGCTGGCTGACCCGATGTGCGGTGTCGGTACGTTCCTCGTCGAAGCGGGGATGATCGCCGCCGACATGGCGCCGAACCTGCGCCGTGAGCAGTGGGGCTTTACCGCGTGGCTCGGTCACGTCCCGGCACTGTGGAAAAAACTCCACGAAGAAGCCGTTGAACGTGCCGCCGCCGGTCTGGCCAAGCCACCGCTGTGGATTCGCGGTTACGAAGCCGACCCACGGCTGATTCAGCCGGGCCGCAACAACGTTGAACGTGCTGGCCTGAGCGAGTGGATCAAGATCTACCAGGGCGAAGTCGCGACCTTCGAGCCGCGTCCGGATCAGAACCAGAAAGGTCTGGTCATCTGCAACCCGCCGTACGGCGAGCGTCTGGGTGACGAAGCCAGCCTGTTGTATCTCTACCAGAACCTCGGCGAGCGTCTGCGTCAGGCTTGCCTGAACTGGGAAGCGGCAGTGTTCACCGGCGCGCCGGATCTGGGCAAGCGCATGGGCATCCGCAGCCACAAACAGTATTCGTTCTGGAACGGCGCGCTGCCGTGCAAGCTGCTGTTGATCAAAGTGCTGCCGGACCAATTCGTCACCGGCGAGCGTCGCACTCCGGAACAGCGTCAGGCCGAGCGCGAGCAAGCGGCTTACGACCAGACCCCGGATGAGCCGCAAGAACGCAAGTTCAACAAGAACGGCAACCCGATCAAACCGACGCCAGCCCCGGCACCGGTGATCGAGCAGCCGCGCCTGAGCGAAGGCGGGCAGATGTTTGCCAACCGCCTGCAAAAGAACCTCAAGGCGATGGGCAAGTGGGTCAAGCGCGAAGGCATTGATTGCTACCGCGTCTACGATGCCGACATGCCTGAATATGCGATGGCCATCGACCTGTATCACGATTGGGTGCACGTCCAGGAATACGCCGCGCCGAAGTCGATCGATCCGGAAAAAGCCTCGGCGCGCATGTTCGATGCCCTGGCAGCCATTCCGCAGGCGTTGAATGTCGACAAGAGCCGCGTGGTGGTCAAACGCCGCGAGCGCCAGAGCGGCACCAAGCAGTACGAGCGTCAGGCTGCGCAAGGCAAGTTCAATGAGGTCAGCGAGGGCGGCGTGAAGTTGCTGGTCAACCTCACCGACTACCTCGACACCGGTCTGTTCCTCGATCATCGGCCGATGCGCATGCGCATTCAGAAGGAGGCGGCCGGCAAGCGCTTCCTCAATCTGTTCTGCTACACCGCGACCGCCAGTGTGCACGCGGCCAAGGGCGGCGCGCGCAGCACCACCAGCGTCGACCTGTCGAAAACCTACCTCGACTGGGCGCGCCGCAACCTGTCGTTGAACGGCTTCTCCGACAAGAACCGTCTGGAGCAGGGCGATGTCATGGCGTGGCTGGAAAGCAGCCGGGACGAGTACGATCTGATCTTCATCGATCCGCCGACCTTCTCCAATTCCAAGCGCATGGAAGGCATCTTCGACGTGCAACGTGATCAGGTGCAGTTGATCGACCTGGCCATGGCTCGTCTGGCAACCGGTGGCGTGCTGTATTTCTCCAACAACTTCCGCAAGTTCCAGTTGGAAGAAAACCTCGCCGAGCGTTACGCGGTCGAGGAAATCAGCGCGCAAACCATCGATCCGGACTTCGCCCGCAACACCAAGATTCACCGCGCCTGGAAAATCACGGCTCGTTGA
- a CDS encoding YggL family protein — translation MATNRSQRLRKKLCVDEFQELGFELNLDFKEDLSEEAIDAFLEAFIKEAMEANGLGYVGGDDFGLVCLQKRGSVNEEQRAAVEAWLKTRSELTKYEVSPLLDVWYPEKPINAAK, via the coding sequence ATGGCGACTAACCGTTCCCAGCGTCTGCGCAAAAAACTGTGCGTTGATGAATTTCAAGAGCTGGGTTTCGAACTGAACCTGGACTTCAAAGAAGACTTGTCCGAAGAAGCCATTGACGCTTTCCTCGAAGCATTCATCAAAGAAGCCATGGAAGCCAACGGTCTGGGTTATGTTGGCGGCGACGACTTCGGTCTGGTTTGCCTGCAGAAGCGTGGCTCGGTCAACGAAGAGCAGCGCGCTGCCGTTGAAGCCTGGCTGAAAACCCGCTCCGAGCTGACCAAGTACGAAGTCAGCCCGTTGCTGGACGTGTGGTATCCGGAAAAGCCGATCAACGCGGCTAAGTGA
- a CDS encoding GntR family transcriptional regulator, giving the protein MNEQLQPLKKQPRAGKAGRSGTQDDIVYAHIFEAILEQRLAPGTKLSEEALGEIFGVSRTIIRRALSRLAHEGVVLLRPNRGAVVASPSVEEARQVFLARRLVERAITELAVQHATAEQIAELRQMVNDERDSFSRGDRGAGIRLSGEFHLKLAEAAMNAPLISFQRSLVSQTSLIIAQYESGNRSHCSYDEHTQLIDAIEKRDGELAVNLMMHHMDHIDSKLNLDEEGASDDLHAVFSHLLQTKKPGRPAAKL; this is encoded by the coding sequence ATGAACGAACAGTTGCAACCCCTCAAGAAACAACCGCGAGCAGGCAAAGCCGGCCGCAGCGGAACCCAGGACGATATTGTCTACGCGCATATCTTCGAGGCCATCCTCGAACAGCGTCTGGCGCCCGGCACAAAATTGAGCGAAGAAGCGCTGGGGGAAATCTTCGGGGTCAGCCGCACCATCATTCGCCGCGCGCTCTCGCGTCTGGCCCATGAAGGCGTGGTGCTGTTGCGGCCGAACCGTGGCGCCGTGGTCGCCAGCCCGAGCGTTGAAGAAGCCCGTCAGGTTTTTCTCGCCCGTCGTCTGGTCGAACGTGCGATCACTGAGCTGGCGGTACAACACGCCACCGCCGAGCAGATCGCCGAGCTGCGGCAGATGGTCAACGACGAACGCGACAGTTTCTCCCGTGGCGATCGCGGCGCCGGTATTCGTCTGTCGGGCGAGTTCCACCTGAAACTGGCGGAAGCGGCAATGAATGCCCCGTTGATCAGCTTCCAGCGCAGCCTCGTTTCGCAGACCTCGCTGATCATCGCCCAGTACGAGAGCGGCAACCGCTCGCACTGCTCGTACGACGAACATACCCAGTTGATCGACGCGATCGAGAAACGTGACGGTGAGTTGGCGGTGAATTTGATGATGCATCACATGGATCACATCGACAGCAAGCTCAACCTCGACGAGGAAGGCGCATCGGATGATCTGCATGCGGTGTTCTCGCATTTGTTGCAGACCAAGAAGCCGGGGCGTCCAGCGGCCAAGCTCTAA